The sequence CTGAGATTGAACATGATGACTCTACAATGGAGTTTTCCTCTATTGAGCAAGTAATCGAGTATTTTTACAAAGGAGATACTCACGTTTCCAGACCAGTGGAAATCCGAGAACATGACCTCCCCACGATAGAAGAGGGGGTAGAGGGAGTGAAGGAGTTGTTGGATAGATACGAGCAGAAGTGGTCTAAATATAAGTAGACAGGAGGGGAAACGGAATGGATAAACCAAAATGTGCTGAATGCGGGAAAGAAGGTAAATTTCTGTTAGTTATTTTTCATCCCACCGAGGGGAAAACGCTGGTCTGTGAAGACTGCTTTATTGTATAAGGCCACTACTGTATAGGAGGGAACGGAATGGGAATGAAAGTATTTAAATTTTGCGAGTGTGATTGGGTTTGTGCGAAGTCATTAGCAGAAGCAACTGATTTTTACCGTGAAGATACAGGTTTAAATTCTGCCGCATTTGAACTTGGCGTAAGTGTGGAGGAACTAAGTTTAGACGAAAAAATCAATATTCCGTTCGACGATTTTACATTAGAAGAAAAAGGACGTGTAAGACTAGGTGAAATGATTTTTTCACATGGCGAAATGCGGGTTGAAATGACACTATCTCGGCTTCTTGAAGTCGGAGGACATACGGAACCTTGCATCATTTATTCCACAGAAGTATAGGACACTATTGTATAGGAATACTCACTCCCCGCCCTGTGCGGGGCATCACATTAGGAGGAACTCATGAATCTAACAAAATTATTTGAAATCCAAAAAGAGCTAGACGAGGCGATCATCAAGAAGAAAGGGCTTGAAGGTAAAGACTTGCTGCAAGAACGAATTCTAGCGCTACTAGTGGAACTAGGAGAGTGCGCAAACGAGTGGCGGGGGTTCAAGTTTTGGAGTGAAAACAACTCACCTAAACCACCGCAATATAATTGGAGAGTCTCAGAAGATGGATTAAATAAAGAATGGATACCTGAGTGGGGATATGAATCTTATCCGCTCCTAGAAGAATACGTCGACTGTCTTCACTTTTTCTTGAGCATCGGAATTTCAATAGGCCATACAGACTTCGAGGCTTGGGAGTATTCTTATACTAAAGACGAAACAAAGCAGTTTCTTGCTGTTTTTGGTCAGATAGATAACATCAGAATAATTTTTGAAGACAAAGACAATATTGAACCAGATGATTGCGTGGTGTATGAAACTGCTTTTGCGCACTTCTTGGCTTTAGGAAAGATGCTAGGATTTACTTGGGGAGAGATCGAGCAGGCATACCTTCAAAAGAATGAAATCAATCACAAAAGGCAAGAAACGGGGTATTGAACATGTCCTCTCCTGTGGACAGCAACAAACTCACCGACGAGGAAAAGCGTGTCATCTTAGATGCAATTGCCTTCTTGGAGCATTACTATTTCAATGCGAAAATGCAACAAGAAAGCGGTCTTAACAAAACGGATTATGAAAAACTCGCCCTTATCAATAGCATCAAAGCTAAGTGGGCACTTGGGATTGAATTGGACTCATGAAATAATGGGGTGGAGTGATGGAACAGAAAGAACTATTTGAACTCCCAGAGCTAGATAAACAAAAAACAAAGGAGGCTGTAGAAGAAGCGTTTGTTAAATACCGGATGTACAAATACTTGCAATTCGATGATCGGGAAGCTGCTATTACATCTCCCTTTAAAGACGTTGTAGTCAAAACGAGTGGGACCAGCGATAAAACTGCTGATACCGCCATTTATAACGCAGACATGAAGGAATACCAAAAGCGTTTTTGCGAAAAGCTTGAACGCGTCGTGAAACATCTTCCTTCATTAGAACAGTTTCTTGTTGAGAAGCGTTACATGGACAGAAACGCGGAGTATATGACCGATTTAAAAATGTACAACTTTGTATTTCAACCGCCTATAAGCGCTAAGTTTTATTACAAACTACAGCGCAATGCATTCTATAAAATTGCACTTGCAATGAACTTCAATGTAGAGAAAAACAAATAAATTGTTGTTTACTAGTGAATCTTGTGTTATTGTAATTTTAATTATCCAAAATAAGAGCTTCGAGGCACAAGATTGACAATGGTTTGGGCTATTTTAACGTTCGATGGTGGCCAAAATGCAGATTCCGGTTCTCGCGTTGTGGGTTCGAATCCTGCTAGGCGCGTCTTTAAAAAACACATCAGTCGATGTGTTTTTTTATTTTTGCAAACCGGCGCAACAGCCAAAACAGAAAAAGCCCGTTCCAAACAGGGAATGGGCTAGCCTATTTAAAGTAATCCAACCATTTTTAAGCCATAATCAATGCCATTTTCATGCACAGGCTTTGTTACGTAGCGGGCTTGTGCTTTCACTTTTTCAGGCGCATTGCCCATCGCTACTCCATGCTCGACAAATGAAAGCATTTCGAGATCATTTAATTGGTCGCCGAAAGCATAAACATTGGCCAAGTTTATGTTTGCACGCTTAATAAATTTGGCAATCCCATTTGCTTTTGAACCTTCGCGAGGCAGCACATCTACAGACAGTGGATGCCAGCGGACGAAGCGAAGCGCTGGAAAGCGAGTTTCATAGTCTTTTTCTTCGCCTTCCTCACAAAAGAGCAACGCTTGGTGGAGCGGTTGCTCGTTGTATAAATCAGGATTGTATTGGGGCAAGTCAATTTTTAATGTCTTGATGCTTTTAATTACATAAGGGTGGTCTTCACGGTTAGAGGTAAACGTTTTTGAACCCATAAACACAAGAGGATGCTCCTGCGAAGACGCATAACGCTCCATCTCGGTAAATGCGTCCATATCAAGCGTGTTTTCGTAAATTAATTCCCCTTTAAAGACGACGTATTGGCCATTAAAGCAAATATATGAATCGATCTCTAGTTCTTCGCGCAATTCCTTAAAAAAGTAAGGAGCGCGCCCTGTGGCAATGGCCACTTCATGTCCTTTCTCTTTTAAAGCAGCTATCGCTTGTTTTGTTGATTGCGGCAGGCGCTTCTCTTCATCTAGCAACGTACCGTCAATATCAAAAAAAATAGTTGCTCTCTCCATCCGATCGATTCCTCCTTCACTCTGTCAATGAAAACAATACATTACTCGATTTTGCCTGTCAAATGCGATACAGGGGATTAATAGGCACTGCTGGCGGGTAAGATGATAATAAAAGGAGTGATTCGTATGCCAGCATATAAAGTCGTGCTCAGTTTTATTGACGGGACGATGGATGAGTGGCGCTTTGAAGAAAACCCCAATTTAAAAATTAGCGAGTGGACAAAGCAACAAACAGGATGGGTTAATATCCAAGGAACGTATGTAAATATAAATACGGTAAAGCGGATCGAAACGATTGAAATTGATGAGCAGACGGATCGATAACTTTTTACTTCTGCCCTCAAGGCATGTATACTAACAAGAAAACGGGTATGAGGTGAAAAGGTTGGAAGAGCAAGTCACAGAGCGGACGAGACATCGCCATACAACAGATAAAGCAAAATTGCAAAACCGCTTAAAGCGGATTGAAGGCCAAGTGCGCGGCGTCCAAAAGATGATTGAAGAAGACCGTTATTGCGTCGATGTCCTTGTGCAACTTTCGGCAATCCAAGCCGCACTTAAAAAAGTAAGCATGCATATGCTTGAAGACCATTCAAAACATTGCGTGGCAGACGCAATAAAAAAGGGCGACGGCGACGAAGCCATTTCAGAATTAATGGATATCATCAGCCGCTTTTCAAAATAAGCAGCTGATTTTTTGTGCACCCTATATACCTAACGGGGGTATTGTGTTATGCTAAATAGAACAACGAAAAGGAGTGAGTAGGATGGCATCAATAACCCTTTCTGTGTCAGGAATGTCGTGCAACCATTGTGTAACAGCGATTCAAACAGCGGTTGGCGAACTAAACGGCGTAAAAGAAGTCAATGTATCTCTCGACAAAAATGAAGTAGCCGTTTCCTACGATGAAACAGCGGTTGCTGAAGACAAAATCAAGGCAGAAATCGAAGACCAGGGGTACGAAGTCAATTAGGCTCCTGAAGGCGAGAAAAAACCGCAGCTTGTCCGCTGCGGTTCGTTTTTTACTCCATTTCCTCCCGAAGGAGAGAAAAGACGAGTTGGTCGACGTATCGGTTGCTTTTATATAACGCTCCGCGCAACCTGCCTTCCTGCATGAAACCAAGTTTATGTAAAGCATGAATGGAACGGTCATTGTCCGGTTCGATATAAGCCTCGACTCGGTGAAGACGGTGTGTCCGAAAGCCATCTGCCAAAATACAACGCAACGCTTCTGAAGCATAGCCTTTGCCCCAATAAGGTTTCCCAAGTTCATAGCTGATTTTTGCACTATGGTGTTCTGTTTGAAAGGTTTCAAACCCGCATGTGCCAATAATGTCATCTGTGTCCTTTAGTTTGATTACGTATCGCGAAGCTTTTCCTTCTGCCATTTCTTTTAAAATTGTGCGGATCAGCGAACGCGCTTCATCAATCGTCCGGAGTGTGTCAATTTTCATATACCTTGTCACGCGCACGTCAGACCAATAAGGAAACAACGCTTCTGCATCACCTTCTAAAAGTTTACGCAAAACCAAGCGAGGGGTTTCAAAACGACTTTCACTGTCCACCAGTGGTCACCATCTCTCTCTTTATGCTTTTTTTCATATTTTAGCATGAACGACACCTACTTGCACGCTCTTCGGCAAGTAATTTAACAGTTGACTTCTATGAAAAAATCGGTTATAGTTATAAATGTCCAAGAGATGCATTGCTTATACATACTGATTGGATCCGTTAGCTCAGTTGGGAGAGCGCTACCTTGACAGGGTAGAGGTCACTGGTTCGAGCCCAGTACGGGTCATCTGTTGAAACCCTTATGTGATAAGGGTTTTTCTTTTTGTTATGAACCGAAAGTAACCTCAAAAAGTCTTATTGGAGACAAAAGTGGGGATGTACTATTTTACTCGTTTAACTGAGGCTTTGAATATATTATGGAAGTTTCATTGTTTCAATCAAATTCTTCAAACACACCATACTAATGTGCGATAACCTCCACAAACAGCTCTCGCCACCCTTAGGGGTGGCTTTTTTCGTTCTGATTTTAAACTTGAGCTAAACAAAGAATGCTCTATTTGCTTTTATTAAATATCTTTTTGACTAATAGAGTTAATTTTTTAAATAAATTTTGACAAAATTCTTCAAAATATTATGCGACAAATAAACGTACTAGATAAAAGAAAACCCCTACTATACCAATAACTAGAAGTAATTGAAATCCGGTGCTTATAGCATCCAACTTTATCACCTATTTATTATATTCCATAAGAAGAGCCTATAATTACGAGTTTAGAGGATATCAAAAGAAACGATTGGCATAAGCCACACTAATTTAACCATAAAGCCCCCGAAACGACTTTCAGGGGCGTTAACGCATGCTTCTCTTTACCTAAAACCCAGCCTTATACTGAGTAGGAGCATCAACAGCAAGCTTTAATTCGGACGCGGCGCCAAGAGCCCAGTATGGGTTGGCTAACAGGCCGCGGCCAACGGCGACGAGATCGGCTTCTTCATTGCCGATCACGGCATTGGCTAAAATAGGGTTTTCAAGGCGGCCGACGGCGATTACAGGGACAGATAGTGCCTGTTTGATCTGTTTTGCCAGCGGCGTTTGGTAACCTGCGTGGCTTCCTGGCAGCCCTCTAGAGCCGATTGGCCCTTCGCCGCCAGAGCTGACGTCGAACACGTCGACTCCTTCGTCTTTTAAAATCTGTGAGAAGCGGATGGCTTCTTCTATATCGTAGCCGCCATCGACATATTCGGTTGCTGAAATACGCATCAATAAAGGCATGCTGTCGGGGATGACGCTTTTGACCGCGCGAATGACTTCTTTGGCGAAGAGCGTGCGGTCTTTACCGTAACGGTCTGTTCGTGTGTTCGTATATGGTGAAAGGAATTGATGGATTAAATAGCCATGGGCGCCATGGAGTTCAATCGCATCAAATCCCGCTTCTACTGCTCGGCGGGCCGCTTCCTTAAACATTTGTACCATCTCAGCGATCTCGTTCTCTGACAGCGCTCGAGGGGTTTTGTATGTTTCGTCAAATGCCTGGGCCGATGGCGCAACGGGTTCAGGTGCGTCTTCCGCTTTTCTGCCAGCATGGGCGATTTGAATGGCGATTTTGGCACCATATTGGTGAGCTGCAT is a genomic window of Shouchella clausii containing:
- a CDS encoding dUTP diphosphatase; protein product: MNLTKLFEIQKELDEAIIKKKGLEGKDLLQERILALLVELGECANEWRGFKFWSENNSPKPPQYNWRVSEDGLNKEWIPEWGYESYPLLEEYVDCLHFFLSIGISIGHTDFEAWEYSYTKDETKQFLAVFGQIDNIRIIFEDKDNIEPDDCVVYETAFAHFLALGKMLGFTWGEIEQAYLQKNEINHKRQETGY
- a CDS encoding ArpU family phage packaging/lysis transcriptional regulator — translated: MEQKELFELPELDKQKTKEAVEEAFVKYRMYKYLQFDDREAAITSPFKDVVVKTSGTSDKTADTAIYNADMKEYQKRFCEKLERVVKHLPSLEQFLVEKRYMDRNAEYMTDLKMYNFVFQPPISAKFYYKLQRNAFYKIALAMNFNVEKNK
- a CDS encoding Cof-type HAD-IIB family hydrolase gives rise to the protein MERATIFFDIDGTLLDEEKRLPQSTKQAIAALKEKGHEVAIATGRAPYFFKELREELEIDSYICFNGQYVVFKGELIYENTLDMDAFTEMERYASSQEHPLVFMGSKTFTSNREDHPYVIKSIKTLKIDLPQYNPDLYNEQPLHQALLFCEEGEEKDYETRFPALRFVRWHPLSVDVLPREGSKANGIAKFIKRANINLANVYAFGDQLNDLEMLSFVEHGVAMGNAPEKVKAQARYVTKPVHENGIDYGLKMVGLL
- a CDS encoding metal-sensing transcriptional repressor; this encodes MEEQVTERTRHRHTTDKAKLQNRLKRIEGQVRGVQKMIEEDRYCVDVLVQLSAIQAALKKVSMHMLEDHSKHCVADAIKKGDGDEAISELMDIISRFSK
- the copZ gene encoding copper chaperone CopZ, which produces MASITLSVSGMSCNHCVTAIQTAVGELNGVKEVNVSLDKNEVAVSYDETAVAEDKIKAEIEDQGYEVN
- a CDS encoding GNAT family N-acetyltransferase → MDSESRFETPRLVLRKLLEGDAEALFPYWSDVRVTRYMKIDTLRTIDEARSLIRTILKEMAEGKASRYVIKLKDTDDIIGTCGFETFQTEHHSAKISYELGKPYWGKGYASEALRCILADGFRTHRLHRVEAYIEPDNDRSIHALHKLGFMQEGRLRGALYKSNRYVDQLVFSLLREEME
- a CDS encoding NADH:flavin oxidoreductase/NADH oxidase, which codes for MDSFQLKELTLKNRVVMSPMCQYSATGKDGMPTDWHLHHYTSRAIGGVGLIIVEMTNVEPNGRISDYCLGLWSDAHRDAFKQIVDAAHQYGAKIAIQIAHAGRKAEDAPEPVAPSAQAFDETYKTPRALSENEIAEMVQMFKEAARRAVEAGFDAIELHGAHGYLIHQFLSPYTNTRTDRYGKDRTLFAKEVIRAVKSVIPDSMPLLMRISATEYVDGGYDIEEAIRFSQILKDEGVDVFDVSSGGEGPIGSRGLPGSHAGYQTPLAKQIKQALSVPVIAVGRLENPILANAVIGNEEADLVAVGRGLLANPYWALGAASELKLAVDAPTQYKAGF